One region of Rhizoctonia solani chromosome 9, complete sequence genomic DNA includes:
- a CDS encoding FGGY-family carbohydrate kinase, translating to MAHYLGLELATEHVRATVVDEGLDIVFSAAVEFDTDLPEFQTRGGLFTAPGDVCTTSVEMWLKALDILLSKLKTGVDLARIRAVGGCAQHAAVWCTAAAKSHMSGLDHTKTLHAQLGSPSTLALVHTPVTQDTSTASQARTIETALGGPDALAQRLGTATPTTAAQAIKIREGNPDAWTHTSHVVLASAFLASLFVGDWAPATEAEAVATGFWNVERGGWDEEVLELAGGGSKEEGQRLKEMLGAVCPSGTTTVGTISTYFCQRYGFSPETPVAPFTSDHLATYLSLSACLSSSPSQTTPDAILAFGPTDVLLSPVPSSAPSPPPRSRHYTLLPHPCTPKSYITVLASRNGDVPRALVRDMYTKSWAAFDRLVSVVPPGGAIGLDDKLFSFWLLQPEGPPFEHVKGIYRFETGVKVNEFRDLRANPRQVLVYQ from the exons ATGGCGCATTATCTTGGACTTGAGCTCGCAACGGAACACGTACGCGCGACAGTTGTCGATGAAGGACTGGATATAGTGTTTAGCGCTGCAGTTGAATTCGATACGGACCTTCCTGAGTTCCAGACGCGAGGCGGACTTTTCACTGCACCTGGAGATGTATGTACAACGAGCGTGGAGATGTGGCTCAAGGCGCTAG ATATACTATTGTCCAAGCTTAAGACTGGCGTCGACCTTGCCCGGATACGCGCTGTAGGAGGGTGTGCTCAGCATGCAGCTGTCTGGTGCACTGCCGCTGCCAAATCTCATATGTCCGGCCTCGATCATACCAAGACTTTACACGCGCAACTGGGCAGCCCATCGACACTCGCACTCGTTCATACCCCCGTTACCCAAGATACCTCGACCGCATCCCAGGCACGCACGATCGAGACAGCACTCGGAGGCCCAGATGCGCTAGCCCAGAGACTAGGCACTGCCACACCTACTACAGCTGCCCAAGCAATCAAGATCCGTGAAGGCAACCCCGACGCGTGGACCCATACCTCGCACGTTGTCCTCGCAAGCGCGTTTTTAGCAAGTCTGTTCGTCGGAGATTGGGCTCCGGCTACCGAGGCTGAAGCTGTCGCGACTGGCTTCTGGAATGTGGAGCGTGGTGGTTGGGACGAGGAGGTTCTGGAGTTGGCTGGTGGTGGGAGCAAGGAAGAAGGACAAAGGCTCAAGGAGATGTTGGGTGCTGTGTGCCCATCTGGTACGACAACGGTTGGAACCATCAGCACGTACTTCTGCCAACGATATGGATTCAGTCCCGAGACACCAGTAGCACCATTCACATCCGATCATCTGGCCACCTACTTATCCCTATCAGCTTGCCTTTCATCTTCCCCATCGCAAACCACCCCAGATGCTATTCTTGCTTTCGGCCCTACGGACGTACTCCTTTCTCCAGTGCCCAGCTCTGCTCCATCTCCACCTCCCCGTTCACGGCACTATACCCTCCTACCCCACCCTTGCACACCCAAATCGTACATTACCGTTCTTGCGTCGCGTAATGGTGACGTTCCTCGCGCACTGGTCCGAGACATGTACACCAAGTCATGGGCCGCGTTCGACAGACTCGTTAGCGTTGTCCCGCCTGGTGGTGCCATTGGTCTCGACGACAAACTTTTCAGTTTCTGGCTGCTTCAACCCGAGGGCCCACCGTTCGAGCACGTCAAGGGTATCTATCGATTCGAAACCGGTGTCAAGGTCAACGAATTCAGAGACCTACGCGCCAATCCCAGGCAAGTCCTTGTCTATCAATAA